From the Arctopsyche grandis isolate Sample6627 chromosome 11, ASM5162203v2, whole genome shotgun sequence genome, one window contains:
- the LOC143918868 gene encoding uncharacterized protein LOC143918868 translates to MALSGSGRIVIIKRDGHPGSSYPVETGSLTVGSGKDCDIITSKLLPPKQCRITVHPTEAIIKNLTLEHPTYLNGKTFTTKALKHSDSITFGIAKFRWDYDGQLSTPHSSAKKASDKKVSVVVKRTRNNISKRRSEPVSLRKKIEPLETRTRNSVGALQGAHSSKTRQIAVVMPQRRSLVAFENTNPISATPDHSQSTVRSESYNSTVKMRIRKISNPLYDNESRHTLSNGKRRRVEKVEKLDTPVVLDKNKRAALMLLTRRSLSSKKLSISNSLNNSKETPNSSKTLLSNGSKSLPAKISAARQLLDDQMSKTTKISSRQLLDRKKGSIVLKYTLEQHNVSGVEPIVGESPKHPIENSASKTPKTSASPKTVMEKDSVKKSTVPKRSRSTPCPMPDSTKKKMLMKAKVSTPKSSAKDKSSLLLLSSKSLRTRSFTPKTPALSGGKKATPFTNRKLKNKILESVENSVTGSNKSASTENDVSSFILYLTNALNIMNNPEIDLESVTKTPEFKAISDKIKSVEKLMTPIVNTPSPQLLEIGRPPRLSKRKSVSLISKAYLSQSNKTTPRAVIAQSPIISPKHSSPKTDADLTNFIDINTPNLSTLFELKSSTPNDVDRNMGNVVDISPKTRSRKLGVLNLRRSQILITKSKTEPKRKTNLKNDRKSSPILPSKRSSRSAGLEHVSDSSNITDPNVSRNEDELVITPKSSLKPPQEVLKEKHSTAKKPVSKKNIIDHLVRSPEVVKELFKSPVKRILSQSIRQYGDSHVFDDEQDGDSSFELLTRSRRMGKSIVNSSIEPTTNQAVKVNSSDKKSKSPSNNISSRRLLRTPKSPKNDLRHIIGVKKMFKTPKAQNSPLNDLRNVKGLRRIFRSPVKSPLNNLSDFEGIQNLLSPNTTKSPDNSGDLNKIKRLFVSIEECPKVFVSPNVSKKSPNVSKTANSPKNIQGLKKSPETRTKTVTSKLNDSNNLGGVGRLLRTPSIKRSPKNDLRDIRGVKKLLKTPNTQKSPENDLSDVKGVKRLLKTPNAKKSPKNDLRDVKGVQRLLKTPKPKKSPKNDLRDVKGVKRLLQTPKHTMKSAQNTPDLSGLSKLFEPSKSESVKVNEENTSSASNHEMYNYSLGRSPLKNYSRDHIVSRGSVLENVGLIPNKVYHALKSGECSMDIKNNITPNRSLRRGTIDKTNYSLEISKVNSCIKQSSDHADNSNISMCHSTPAAGKSKIGKSEIDVKQISPIISKSRVRGRELRQKNLLDKKSPKKTRAKLSKLKVEVVDVKNEDQIPDEVSGATSTKTRTRSRVVHTKKIEEVANTIKLEVDVKDSKKSAKVSNAVKNQVNKKKVTFALSAEKSVDVPKSTKTTRSSRAKTDSVVITKITRKSTSTVKQVSVTGKEKVGKISKPKAAVSVKVSPKRKVVKSNVLKVKLPTKSKTETTSTKSLTSTKSKLPAKKSKETTEEKTTSEVKKITKIVSKVEKSSVKKSPIARRSTRSTALAKKN, encoded by the exons ATGGCATTGTCAGGAAGCGGTCGGATCGTCATTATAAAACGTGACGGCCATCCGGGATCGAGCTATCCCGTGGAGACTGGCAGTCTCACTGTCGGCAGTGGCAAGGACTGTGACATAATTACTTCCAAGCTACTTCCACCGAAGCAGTGCAGAATCACTGTTCACCCTACAGAG GCTATTATCAAAAATCTCACCCTTGAGCATCCCACTTATTTGAATGGCAAAACTTTCACCACAAAAGCGCTGAAACACTCCGATAGTATCACATTCGGTATTGCAAAGTTTAGATGGGACTATGACGGTCAACTTAGCACCCCTCATTCTTCGGCAAAGAAAGCCTCCG ATAAAAAGGTATCCGTTGTTGTTAAACGTACAAGGAATAATATTAGTAAACGAAGAAGTGAGCCTGTAAGTCTGAGGAAAAAAATCGAACCGCTCGAAACCAGAACAAGAAATAGTGTTGGAGCATTACAAG gtGCACATTCTTCGAAAACCCGTCAGATTGCTGTTGTTATGCCGCAAAGGCGAAGCTTAGTTGCTTTCGAGAATACAAATCCCATATCTGCAACGCCTGATCATTCTCAGAGTACAGTTCGTAGTGAAAGTTACAATTCGACAG TTAAGATGCGCATTAGAAAAATAAGTAATCCGTTATACGACAATGAATCGAGGCATACACTATCCAACGGAAAGAGAAGAAGAGTCGAAAAAGTGGAAAAACTCGATACTCCTGTTGTATTAG ataaaaataaaagggCAGCACTGATGTTACTTACCAGAAGGAGTTTGTCGTCGAAGAAATTGAGCATTTCGAATTCGCTTAATAATTCTAAGGAAACTCCCAACTCTTCAAAAACGCTGCTGTCGAATGGCTCAAAGTCATTACCGGCGAAAATTTCAGCTGCGAGGCAACTGTTAGATGATCAGATGTCTAAAACTACTAAGATTTCATCTCGTCAATTGTTGGATCGCAAAAAAGGGTCTATCGTGTTGAAATATACATTAGAACAGCACAATGTGAGTGGAGTCGAGCCCATTGTTGGTGAATCGCCAAAGCATCCGATTGAAAATTCAGCGTCCAAAACTCCCAAAACATCAGCGTCTCCTAAAACCGTAATGGAAAAAGATAGTGTTAAGAAATCGACTGTTCCGAAAAGATCAAGATCCACTCCGTGTCCAATGCCGg ATTCGACGAAAAAGAAAATGCTCATGAAAGCTAAGGTTTCAACGCCTAAATCTTCAGCGAAAGATAAGTcatcgttgttgttgttgtcgtCGAAGTCTCTTAGAACACGATCGTTCACCCCAAAAACACCC GCTTTGTCTGGTGGAAAAAAGGCTACGCCATTCACTAatcgaaaattgaaaaacaagATATTGGAGTCCGTCGAAAATTCTGTTACCGGATCGAATAAAAGCGCGTCAACGGAAAATGATGTTTCGTCATTCATATTATATCTAACTAACGCTTTGAATATTATGAATAATCCTGAAATCGATCTCGAATCTGTAACTAAAACGCCCGAATTCAAAGCTATCAGCGACAAGATCAAATCGGTGGAAAAATTGATGACTCCGATCGTTAACACACCCAGTCCACAACTTTTGGAGATTGGAAGACCCCCGAGATTAtcaaaaagaaagtctgtctcgttaatttcaaaAGCTTATTTAAGCCAAAGCAATAAAACTACGCCTAGAGCGGTAATCGCACAATCGCCGATTATTTCGCCAAAACACAGTTCACCGAAAACAGACGCTGATTTGACAAATTTTATCGATATCAATACTCCTAATTTAAGTACCTTGTTTGAGTTGAAGTCTTCCACCCCAAACGACGTCGACAGAAACATGGGTAATGTTGTTGATATCTCTCCAAAAACAAGATCTAGAAAATTGGGAGTGTTGAATTTGAGACGCTCGCAAATTTTGATAACCAAGTCTAAAACTGAACCCAAAAGAAAAACTAATCTTAAGAACGATCGAAAATCTTCTCCGATCCTTCCAAGTAAACGCAGTAGTAGATCAGCTGGCTTGGAACACGTTTCTGATAGCTCAAATATAACCGATCCGAATGTTTCCAGAAATGAGGATGAACTAGTTATTACACCTAAAAGTAGTTTAAAACCACCCCAAGAAGTCCTCAAAGAAAAGCATTCTACTGCCAAGAAACCTGTTTCCAAAAAGAATATTATAGACCATCTGGTTAGATcgccagaagtagtcaaagagCTGTTTAAAAGTCCCGTGAAAAGGATATTGTCTCAGAGCATCCGACAGTATGGTGATTCGCATGTATTTGATGACGAACAAGATGGAGACTCGTCCTTCGAGCTTTTGACCCGATCTAGAAGAATGGGCAAAAGTATTGTCAATTCTAGCATTGAGCCAACTACAAATCAAGCCGTGAAGGTAAATTCAAGTGACAAGAAAAGCAAATCTCCTTCAAATAACATCAGTTCTAGACGATTACTGAGGACTCCAAAATCCCCTAAAAACGACCTCAGACACATAATAGGTGTTAAGAAAATGTTCAAAACACCGAAGGCACAAAACTCGCCTCTCAATGATTTACGAAATGTGAAAGGACTACGTAGGATCTTTAGATCGCCGGTAAAGTCTCCTTTGAACAATCTGAGTGATTTTGAAGGTATTCAAAATTTACTCTCACCCAATACCACCAAATCGCCTGACAATTCAGGAGACTTGAATAAAATCAAAAGATTGTTTGTATCAATAGAAGAATGTCCTAAAGTCTTTGTAAGTCCAAATGTGTCTAAAAAATCACCCAATGTTTCCAAAACGGCTAATTCGCCGAAAAATATACAAGGGCTTAAAAAATCACCAGAAACACGTACAAAAACTGTTACAAGTAAATTGAACGATTCAAATAATCTTGGAGGAGTTGGAAGACTACTCAGAACTCCGAGTATTAAAAGGTCTCCCAAAAATGATTTACGCGACATTAGAGGGGTTAAAAAATTACTCAAGACTCCGAATACCCAGAAGTCACCCGAAAATGATCTCAGTGACGTTAAAGGTGTTAAGAGATTACTCAAGACACCAAACGccaaaaaatcgcccaaaaatgaCTTGAGAGACGTTAAAGGAGTACAAAGATTACTGAAGACTCCAAAACCAAAGAAATCGCCCAAAAATGATCTAAGGGACGTCAAAGGTGTCAAACGATTATTGCAAACACCAAAACATACAATGAAATCGGCTCAAAACACGCCGGATTTATCAGGACTGAGCAAGTTGTTTGAACCGTCCAAAAGCGAGAGTGTAAAAGTCAATGAAGAGAATACCTCGTCGGCTTCAAATCATGAAATGTATAACTATTCATTAGGAAGATCACCGTTGAAAAATTACTCCAGAGATCATATTGTTTCTCGTGGTAGCGTACTTGAGAATGTCGGCCTCATTCCAAACAAAGTCTACCATGCCCTTAAATCAGGAGAATGCTCCatggatattaaaaataatatcactcCGAATAGATCTCTTCGTCGGGGTACAATTGATAAGACCAATTATTCTTTGGAGATCTCTAAAGTCAATTCGTGCATCAAACAAAGTTCAGACCATGCCGATAACTCCAATATTTCTATGTGTCACTCGACGCCTGCTGCCGGAAAGTCCAAAATTGGAAAAAGTGAAATCGACGTCAAACAAATTTCTCctattatttcaaaatcaagAGTTCGAGGAAGAGAATTacg gCAAAAGAATTTACTTgataaaaaatcacccaaaaagaCTAGGGCTAAATTAAGCAAATTGAAGGTAGAAGTCGTTGATGTGAAGAACGAGGATCAGATCCCTGATGAAGTGAGTGGTGCAACTTCAACTAAAACTAGAACCCGTTCCAGAGTagtgcatacaaaaaaaattgaagaggTAGCAAACACTATCAAGCTCGAGGTTGACGTTAAAGATTCGAAGAAATCGGCCAAA gtatCTAATGCTGTTAAAAATCAAGTCAATAAAAAGAAAGTTACATTCGCTCTAAGCGCTGAGAAAAGTGTAGACGTACCGAAATCTACCAAAACTACAAGGTCTTCGAGGGCCAAAACAG ATAGTGTTGTAATTACGAAAATTACAAGGAAATCAACTTCAACTGTTAAACAAGTCAGTGTGACTGGTAAAGAAAAAGTAGGAAAGATTTCCAAACCTAAAGCTGCTGTGTCTGTCAAAGTTTCGCCTAAACGAAAAG tgGTCAAAAGCAACGTTTTGAAAGTAAAATTACCCACTAAAAGCAAAACAGAAACAACGTCCACAAAAAGCTTAACATCGACTAAAAGTAAATTACCTGcaaaaaaatcaaaggaaacTACAGAAGAGAAAACTACGAGTGAAGtaaagaaaattacaaaaatagtctCCAAGGTTGAAAAATCGTCCGTTAAAAa gtCTCCAATCGCACGAAGAAGTACAAGATCGACAGCATTAGCGAAAAAAAACTAA
- the Dip-B gene encoding dipeptidase B yields MAVQTDFLKLGGSVFVEKSLKSSSYDGVLLITYPQNFNVRAPKDLQATVENALALDKALNSSVAVINCPDVAGSRLVISPTGPISPYDDVRSVGEAAKRGIERALKAGIRSPIIVIQNVPKFKQNALVLLLGAFEALYVPVQVRESVLAKKIKFNRIGIYGENMPDNLDAVVQNALALEHGRIIARDVAGGDPERMCPPNVETYVKEQFKNDSNIKIEVISDLKTIEKEFPLFAAVNRAANEIERHRGRIIFLTYTPSETTQVTDTMILVGKGVTYDTGGADIKAGGHMAGMSRDKSGAGAVAGFLKTCAILKPLNVKVFGIMSMVRNSVGENCYVSDELIMSRSNMLVRIGNTDAEGRMVMADLVCMMKDKAKNEINPHIYTIATLTGHVIKAFGEGYAAVMDNYVAREQNHGKRLQESGEIMGDVFEISSLRREDLATHRGTFEGDDVLQSKCEASVANERGHQGPAAFILIASGLEEENIKFSHIDMAGSAGIAPKEPTASPMLALAQLYNILK; encoded by the exons ATGGCAGTACAAACGGACTTCTTGAAGTTGGGCGGTTCAGTTTTCGTCGAGAAGAGTCTCAAATCGAGCTCGTACGATGGAGTGTTACTTATCACATACCCTCAAAATTTCAACGTGAGAGCACCGAAAGATCTTCAAGCTACTGTTGAAAATGCTTTGGCATTGGACAAAGCTCTCAACtcg AGTGTGGCTGTTATAAATTGTCCCGACGTTGCAGGATCGAGACTTGTCATTTCTCCAACTGGTCCAATTTCTCCATACGATGATGTCAG atCTGTCGGTGAAGCTGCTAAGAGAGGAATCGAGCGAGCTTTAAAAGCAGGAATACGCAGCCCAATAATAGTAATACAAAATGTTCCTAAATTCAAACAAAACGCACTTGTATTATTGTTAGGAGCTTTTGAAGCTCTATATGtg CCAGTGCAAGTTCGGGAAAGTGTTCTAGCAAAAAAGATTAAATTCAACCGAATTGGAATATACGGTGAAAATATGCCCGATAACTTGGATGCTGTTGTACAAAATGCTCTTGCACTTGAACATGGAAG AATTATTGCAAGGGATGTCGCTGGCGGTGATCCCGAAAGAATGTGTCCTCCGAATGTGGAAACTTACGTGAAAGAGCAGTTCAAAAATGACAGCAACATAAAAATTGAGGTTATTTCAGACTTGAAGACGATCGAAAAAGAGTTTCCTCTGTTTGCTGCTGTTAACCGTGCGGCAAATGAAATTGAAAGGCACCgag GCCGTATTATATTCTTGACGTACACTCCCAGTGAAACCACCCAGGTTACCGACACCATGATTCTTGTCGGTAAAGGTGTCACTTACGACACCGGTGGTGCTGATATCAAAGCTGGAGGTCACATGGCTGGAATGTCGCGTGATAAATCTGGTGCTGGAGCCGTTGCTGGATttctaaaa acTTGTGCCATCCTCAAGCCATTGAATGTGAAAGTATTCGGAATAATGTCGATGGTGCGTAATTCCGTCGGCGAAAACTGCTACGTGTCTGACGAATTAATTATGTCACGTAGTAACATGCTCGTTAGAATTGGTAACACAGATGCTGAAGGAAGAATGGTTATGGCCGATTTAGTTTGCATG atgAAAGACAAAGCAAAGAATGAAATCAACCCGCACATATACACCATTGCGACTTTGACCGGTCACGTTATTAAGGCTTTCGGCGAAGGTTATGCTGCCGTCATGGACAACTATGTAGCCAGGGAACAGAATCACGGAAAGCGACTTCAGGAAAGTGGAGAGATTATGGGGGATGTGTTTGAAATATCATCGTTGAGACGCGAAGACTTGGCTACGCACAGGGGTACCTTCGAAGGTGACGACGTGCTGCAATCCAAATGTGAGGCTTCTGTCGCCAACGAACGAGGACATCAA GGTCCAGCTGCTTTTATTTTGATAGCGTCTGGTTTGGAAGAGGAGAATATCAAGTTTTCGCATATCGATATGGCCGGCAGTGCCGGTATTGCACCGAAAGAACCAACAGCTTCTCCGATGTTGGCCCTGGCTCAACTGTAtaacattttgaaataa